A window of the Procambarus clarkii isolate CNS0578487 chromosome 79, FALCON_Pclarkii_2.0, whole genome shotgun sequence genome harbors these coding sequences:
- the LOC138357653 gene encoding uncharacterized protein translates to MPLVKLTALQRYLVNNAQSFLLTLKAGVASIKKRSLPQMELTALLVGVRLAHCLTKTLNNIHFGEIEVWSDNVAILQWGRNNNNKIPYVSNRVREIHELSAGYKLRHVRTKDNPADYLSRGLSLKQLIKSLMWFNGPSLLVSGQWPKQKQEVIVTNITNPMTDPEPHQTLAINSHNYSNLSKLLRVTAHVFDFLAKIGIRHKFPNPILYWIKCAEQEMYGSEYKNFPDKLTKSLGIWYDANIYNILRCRGRLLHAEIDLDTKNPILLPRHHIIIKLLVLHHHQYGALHGGVLDTLTDLRQKYWLP, encoded by the coding sequence atgcctctggtaaAGCTTACGGCACTGCAGCGTTACTTAGTCAATAATGCACAATCATTTTTACTCACATTAAAAGCAGGAGTTGCTTCAATCaaaaagagatctttacctcaaatggagttgactgcattgctggtgggagtaagattggctcattgcctgaccaagacactcaataatattcactttggtgagatcgaagtgtggtcagacaatgtggCAATCTTACAATGGGGgagaaacaataataataaaattccATACGTCagcaatcgtgttagggaaatccaTGAATTATCTGCAGGATATAAACTCAGACATGTTCGTACCAAGGACAATCCAGCAGATTACCTCTCGAGAGGTTTATCACTAAAACAGCTGATCAAGTCtctgatgtggtttaatggaccttcattgcttgttagtggtcagtggcctaaACAGAAACaagaagtcatagtgaccaatatcactaatcccatgacagacccagaacctcatcagaCCTTAGCTATTAACTCTCACAATTAttccaacttgagtaagttacTAAGAGTAACGGCACATGtatttgattttcttgctaagataggaatcagacataagtttcccaatcctatcctctattgGATCAAATGTGCAGAACAAGAAATGTATGGAAGTGAATATAAAAattttccagataaattaactaagtctctaggtatctggtatgatgccaacatctataatatattaaggtgtagaggacgtctgcttcatgcagaaattgatttggatacaaaaaatccaatacttctaccacgtcaccacattatcaTAAAACTTCTTGTTTTGCACCATCATCAATATGgtgctttacatggtggagtgttagacactctcactgacctaagacagaaatattggcttccctaa